In Sporosarcina psychrophila, a genomic segment contains:
- the sucC gene encoding ADP-forming succinate--CoA ligase subunit beta, whose amino-acid sequence MNIHEYQGKQLLREYGVAVSNGLVAFSPEEAVKAAKELGTDIIVVKAQIHAGGRGKAGGVKIAKNLDEVRAYAKELIGKTLVTHQTGPEGKEIKRLLIEEGSDIKKEYYLGLVLDSATDRVTLMGSEEGGMDIEEVAEATPEKIFKEVIDPVAGLTGFQARRMAYNMNIPTHLVNKAAKFMLGLYQVFVEKDASIVEINPLVVTAGDDVLALDAKFNFDDSALYRHKDIQALRDYDEEDPKEIEASKFDLSYISLDGNVGCMVNGAGLAMATMDTINYFGGSPANFLDVGGSATAEKVTEAFKIILSDPNVKGIFVNIFGGIMKCDVIAEGVIAASKEVGLQVPLVVRLEGTNVDLGKALLNESGLNIIAADTMADGAKKIVELVG is encoded by the coding sequence ATGAATATCCATGAATATCAAGGCAAACAGCTACTAAGAGAATATGGTGTAGCAGTTTCTAACGGTCTTGTTGCTTTCTCTCCTGAGGAAGCAGTAAAAGCTGCAAAGGAACTAGGTACAGACATTATCGTAGTTAAAGCACAAATCCACGCGGGTGGACGTGGGAAAGCGGGCGGCGTTAAGATTGCAAAAAATCTTGATGAAGTTCGTGCTTATGCTAAAGAATTGATTGGTAAGACACTTGTGACTCACCAAACAGGCCCAGAAGGTAAAGAGATCAAACGTCTTCTTATCGAAGAAGGTTCTGATATCAAAAAAGAATACTATCTTGGACTTGTCCTTGACAGTGCAACAGACCGTGTAACACTTATGGGTTCTGAAGAAGGCGGAATGGACATCGAGGAAGTTGCGGAAGCAACACCTGAAAAGATTTTCAAAGAAGTCATCGACCCAGTTGCTGGTTTGACTGGATTCCAAGCACGCCGCATGGCATATAACATGAACATCCCTACGCACCTTGTAAACAAAGCAGCGAAATTCATGCTTGGACTTTACCAAGTGTTCGTAGAAAAAGACGCATCTATTGTTGAAATTAACCCACTAGTTGTAACAGCTGGTGACGATGTACTTGCTCTTGACGCGAAATTCAACTTTGACGACAGTGCACTATACCGTCATAAAGATATCCAAGCACTTCGCGACTATGATGAAGAAGATCCAAAAGAAATCGAAGCTTCAAAATTTGACCTAAGCTATATTTCTCTTGACGGAAACGTTGGTTGTATGGTTAACGGTGCAGGTCTTGCAATGGCTACAATGGATACGATTAACTACTTCGGTGGTTCACCTGCTAACTTCCTTGACGTTGGTGGTAGTGCAACGGCTGAAAAAGTTACAGAAGCGTTCAAAATCATCCTTTCTGACCCAAATGTCAAAGGGATTTTCGTCAACATTTTCGGTGGTATTATGAAGTGTGACGTTATTGCTGAAGGTGTTATTGCAGCATCTAAAGAAGTAGGTCTACAAGTACCACTTGTTGTTCGTTTAGAAGGTACAAACGTCGACTTAGGTAAAGCACTTTTGAATGAATCAGGTTTGAACATCATCGCTGCTGACACGATGGCAGACGGTGCTAAAAAGATTGTAGAACTAGTAGGTTAA
- a CDS encoding EscU/YscU/HrcU family type III secretion system export apparatus switch protein, protein MTEERHTRKEAVALSYEPFSAGAPKVVAKGKGKIAENILEKAKANNIPIQEDPSLVEILGQLNVNESIPEELYKAVSEVFAYIYQIDREHGAKRKMKV, encoded by the coding sequence ATGACAGAAGAACGTCATACTCGAAAAGAGGCGGTCGCCCTTTCGTATGAACCGTTTTCGGCAGGTGCTCCAAAAGTAGTCGCGAAAGGGAAAGGGAAAATCGCCGAAAATATATTGGAAAAAGCAAAGGCGAATAATATTCCCATTCAGGAAGATCCAAGCCTCGTTGAAATTTTAGGGCAACTAAACGTTAACGAATCAATTCCAGAAGAATTGTACAAAGCAGTATCCGAAGTATTTGCCTACATTTATCAGATTGACCGCGAACATGGAGCAAAACGAAAAATGAAAGTTTGA
- a CDS encoding ribonuclease HII: protein MIRLKTIKEITERLTHVKEPESWMEVLEQDSRTGVQNALSRWKRQYEKRKAIEHNHMLKEAFDRSYAPFEGALIAGVDEAGRGPLAGPVVTAAVILPRETPELIGLDDSKAISKAERERLAEQIKSVAIAYSAHIQSAHMIDDMNIYAATRDSMEQAVEGLTVNPDFVIVDAMKLAVNCPTESVIKGDALSLAVAAASIIAKTTRDAIMDDLHNDFPMYNFKKNAGYGTGEHVLALQKHGPCEHHRTTFEPVKSMLDGGRKNR, encoded by the coding sequence GTGATCAGATTGAAAACGATAAAGGAAATTACGGAACGGCTGACACATGTTAAAGAACCGGAGTCTTGGATGGAAGTGCTGGAGCAGGATTCAAGAACAGGCGTGCAAAATGCACTTAGTCGCTGGAAGCGCCAGTATGAAAAGCGGAAAGCCATAGAACATAATCATATGCTGAAAGAAGCGTTTGATAGGTCGTATGCGCCGTTTGAAGGTGCGTTGATCGCTGGGGTGGATGAGGCGGGGAGAGGACCTTTAGCGGGTCCTGTGGTCACCGCAGCGGTTATTCTGCCACGCGAAACGCCGGAACTTATTGGACTGGATGATTCAAAGGCTATATCAAAGGCAGAACGAGAACGGCTTGCGGAACAGATAAAAAGCGTCGCTATCGCTTATTCAGCGCATATCCAATCAGCCCATATGATTGATGATATGAATATTTACGCCGCAACAAGGGATTCGATGGAACAGGCGGTAGAGGGACTTACTGTCAATCCTGATTTCGTAATCGTGGATGCCATGAAACTCGCTGTAAACTGTCCTACAGAATCAGTCATTAAAGGTGATGCGTTGAGTTTAGCTGTGGCGGCTGCATCGATTATTGCAAAAACAACGAGAGATGCCATTATGGATGATTTACATAACGACTTTCCTATGTATAATTTCAAGAAAAACGCGGGATATGGGACTGGGGAACATGTTCTAGCGCTTCAAAAACATGGACCGTGTGAACATCACCGTACAACTTTCGAACCTGTTAAATCAATGTTGGACGGAGGGAGGAAGAACCGATGA
- the ylqF gene encoding ribosome biogenesis GTPase YlqF yields MTIQWFPGHMAKARREVTEKLKLVDIVFELIDARLPLSSRNPMIDEVIHQKPRLLILNKMDLADETETARWIRYFEAQGMRAVAINSFEGRGLQTVIKAAKEILEPKLERMRSRGIRPGAMRAMIVGIPNVGKSTLINRLAKKNIAKTGNTPGVTKAQQWIKYEKELELLDTPGILWPKFEDKEVGFKLALTGAIKDKIVNMEDLAVYGLRFLETNYPARLTDRYGLTTVGDEILPIFEKIGSLRKVYAVGGEVDYDKVAELVVRDIRNEYLGKLTFDFTSQQSQND; encoded by the coding sequence ATGACAATTCAATGGTTTCCCGGACATATGGCGAAAGCTCGCCGAGAAGTAACCGAAAAACTGAAGCTTGTTGACATCGTTTTTGAATTAATCGATGCTAGGCTTCCGCTATCTTCTAGAAATCCGATGATTGACGAAGTCATTCATCAAAAACCAAGACTTCTTATACTGAACAAGATGGACCTTGCGGATGAAACGGAAACAGCGCGCTGGATCCGTTATTTTGAAGCGCAAGGAATGCGTGCAGTTGCCATCAATTCATTTGAAGGTAGAGGGCTTCAGACTGTTATAAAAGCTGCGAAAGAGATTTTGGAGCCGAAGTTGGAAAGAATGCGTTCAAGAGGCATTCGTCCGGGCGCCATGCGTGCGATGATAGTGGGGATTCCAAACGTTGGGAAATCGACACTTATTAACAGACTTGCCAAGAAAAATATTGCGAAAACAGGTAATACGCCTGGCGTTACAAAAGCTCAACAGTGGATTAAATATGAAAAAGAGCTTGAACTTTTAGATACGCCAGGTATTCTGTGGCCTAAATTCGAGGATAAAGAAGTTGGCTTTAAGCTTGCACTGACAGGCGCTATTAAGGATAAAATTGTAAATATGGAAGACTTGGCAGTGTATGGCCTTCGTTTCCTCGAAACGAATTATCCAGCTCGGCTGACAGACAGATATGGATTAACAACCGTCGGCGACGAAATCCTTCCGATTTTTGAAAAGATTGGTTCACTTCGTAAAGTGTATGCTGTCGGTGGAGAAGTCGATTATGACAAAGTGGCAGAGTTGGTTGTCCGTGATATTCGTAATGAATACCTTGGTAAACTGACATTTGACTTCACATCACAACAATCACAAAATGACTAG
- the lepB gene encoding signal peptidase I → MNDEKKKKNETWEWVKALLIAFGLAAIIRVFLFTPIVVDGVSMMPTLENGDRMIVNKIGYTIGEPKRFDVVVFHAPEEKDYIKRVIGLPGDEVEYRDDVLYVNGKPFEEPYLDQYKSEVADSPLTEDFTLEEKIQSTTVPADHVFVMGDNRRKSKDSRHIGAVAIDEIIGSTKVVFWPIKDFGIIN, encoded by the coding sequence ATGAATGATGAAAAGAAGAAGAAAAACGAAACATGGGAATGGGTCAAGGCGCTTTTAATCGCATTCGGCCTTGCAGCAATCATCCGAGTTTTCCTCTTTACACCGATCGTTGTCGATGGTGTTTCGATGATGCCAACACTTGAGAATGGCGATCGAATGATTGTTAATAAAATTGGTTATACAATTGGAGAACCAAAACGGTTTGATGTCGTTGTGTTTCATGCACCTGAAGAGAAAGATTACATAAAAAGGGTAATTGGACTTCCTGGCGACGAAGTAGAATACCGGGATGACGTTTTATACGTCAATGGAAAACCGTTCGAAGAGCCTTATCTCGATCAATACAAATCGGAAGTGGCAGACAGTCCGCTGACTGAAGATTTCACACTTGAAGAGAAAATCCAAAGCACGACAGTCCCGGCAGATCATGTGTTTGTCATGGGGGATAACAGAAGAAAGAGTAAAGACTCCAGGCATATTGGAGCTGTTGCCATCGATGAAATCATTGGTAGTACAAAAGTCGTTTTCTGGCCGATTAAAGATTTTGGAATTATTAACTGA
- the rplS gene encoding 50S ribosomal protein L19 produces the protein MQQIIAAITKDQLRSDHPAFRAGDTVRLHVKIVEGTRERIQLFEGIVISRRGGGISESFTVRKISNGVGVERTFPVHTPKITLLEVIRRGKVRRAKLYYLRSLRGKAARIKELR, from the coding sequence ATGCAACAAATTATTGCAGCAATCACAAAAGATCAGCTTCGTTCTGATCATCCAGCTTTCCGTGCAGGAGATACAGTTCGTTTGCACGTGAAAATCGTAGAGGGAACGCGCGAGCGTATTCAGCTATTTGAAGGAATTGTTATATCACGTCGTGGAGGCGGAATCAGTGAATCATTCACGGTTCGTAAAATCTCCAACGGTGTAGGTGTTGAGCGTACATTCCCTGTACACACACCAAAAATCACACTACTTGAAGTAATTCGTCGTGGTAAAGTACGTCGTGCGAAATTGTACTACCTTCGCAGTCTGCGCGGAAAAGCTGCACGTATCAAAGAACTTCGATAA
- the trmD gene encoding tRNA (guanosine(37)-N1)-methyltransferase TrmD yields the protein MKIDVLSLFPEMFEGVLHSSIMKKAQANGAVTFGVTDFRDYSTSKHRKVDDYPYGGGAGMVLKPEPLFAAVEAISEGLEKPPRVILMCPQGETFTQKKAEELSSEEHVVFICGHYEGYDERIRQYLVTDELSIGDFVLTGGEIAAMAVIDSVVRLLPNVLGNADSPVLDSFSTGLLEHPQYTRPSNFNGMEVPDVLLSGNHAEIDKWREQQSLLRTFERRKDLLKDAPLTEHQRKFLHQLKRENK from the coding sequence ATGAAAATCGATGTCCTTTCACTGTTTCCGGAAATGTTCGAAGGTGTTCTTCATTCCTCGATCATGAAAAAGGCGCAGGCGAACGGTGCAGTCACATTTGGTGTCACCGATTTTCGTGATTATTCTACAAGCAAGCATCGTAAAGTTGACGATTATCCTTATGGCGGAGGCGCGGGTATGGTCCTTAAACCTGAACCGCTCTTTGCAGCAGTCGAAGCTATATCTGAAGGGCTTGAAAAACCACCACGTGTCATTCTGATGTGTCCTCAGGGAGAAACATTTACACAGAAGAAAGCGGAAGAGCTTTCTTCTGAAGAACATGTCGTGTTCATATGCGGCCATTATGAGGGCTATGACGAGCGTATACGCCAGTATCTTGTCACGGACGAGTTATCCATTGGCGACTTCGTCCTAACGGGTGGAGAGATCGCTGCAATGGCTGTGATTGACAGTGTTGTCCGGTTGTTGCCGAATGTCCTTGGCAATGCTGATTCACCTGTGCTCGATTCATTTTCGACAGGATTGCTTGAACATCCGCAATACACACGCCCATCTAATTTTAATGGGATGGAAGTACCGGATGTATTGTTATCCGGCAATCATGCAGAAATCGATAAATGGCGTGAACAGCAGTCATTGCTCCGGACGTTCGAACGCAGAAAAGATTTGCTGAAAGATGCACCGCTTACTGAGCATCAACGCAAGTTCCTTCATCAATTAAAGCGAGAAAACAAATAA